A genomic window from Denticeps clupeoides chromosome 11, fDenClu1.1, whole genome shotgun sequence includes:
- the LOC114799352 gene encoding uncharacterized protein LOC114799352 isoform X2 codes for MEGTLKHRFVLLIAAGILSVVVVLTGLYRTSQLDVPITQVKCSHCFVEEEPITRINNTKHLMVSAFRDHRLNREVRIIAIIYRNEGQNLHCIFCNSEQRCMSSLAHVSTHSDHFGFPYVTSDVLCKIPFDGATHVTISTSTSVVGLNNARFLSIHNPQKLTSFRYNFTVCISNLFGDYDNVLQFAQTLEVYKILGVDKVIIYNTSCGPDLEKLLQHYKEEGTLETVPWPIDKFLTPSSGWNFAEHHGDLHYYGQLATLNDCIYRNMYRSKYLLLNDIDEIITPYKHANLQLLMDDLQQFYPMAGVFLIENHIFPKTQFEDSGKFQLPQWKNVKGINILEHIYREPDRKDVYNPTKMIVNPRKVEQTSVHTTLKQFGDVVLVPFDVCHIVHVRVPLQWKLTKDELIIDKKLWDYEKELVPNVDRALKESGLS; via the coding sequence ATGGAAGGAACTTTGAAACACAGATTTGTTCTGTTGATAGCTGCTGGCATTTTGAGCGTCGTTGTAGTCCTCACTGGGCTTTACAGAACATCTCAGCTGGACGTTCCCATAACTCAGGTTAAGTGCTCACACTGTTTTGTTGAAGAGGAGCCCATCACCCGCATCAACAATACCAAACACCTCATGGTTTCTGCCTTCAGAGATCACAGGCTTAACAGGGAGGTCCGGATCATTGCCATCATCTACAGAAATGAGGGGCAGAACCTTCACTGCATCTTCTGCAATTCCGAGCAGCGCTGCATGTCATCACTTGCACATGTCAGCACCCACAGTGACCATTTTGGCTTCCCCTATGTGACCTCAGATGTGCTTTGCAAAATCCCCTTTGATGGTGCCACTCATGTCACCATTTCCACAAGCACAAGTGTAGTTGGCCTGAACAATGCCAGATTTTTATCCATACACAACCCACAGAAGCTCACATCCTTCCGCTACAACTTCACCGTGTGCATATCCAACCTGTTTGGGGACTATGACAATGTTCTCCAGTTTGCACAGACCCTGGAGGTCTACAAGATTTTGGGAGTTGACAAGGTCATCATCTACAACACCAGCTGTGGTCCAGACCTGGAGAAGCTGCTTCAGCATTATAAAGAGGAAGGTACTTTAGAGACCGTTCCTTGGCCCATAGACAAGTTCCTGACCCCCTCCAGTGGTTGGAACTTTGCTGAGCATCACGGGGATCTCCATTATTATGGCCAGTTGGCCACATTAAATGACTGTATTTATAGAAATATGTACCGGTCCAAGTACCTGCTGCTGAATGACATTGACGAGATCATTACGCCCTACAAGCATGCCAACCTGCAGCTGTTAATGGACGACCTGCAGCAATTTTATCCAATGGCAGGCGTCTTCCTCATAGAGAACCATATCTTCCCCAAAACCCAGTTTGAGGACAGCGGCAAGTTTCAGTTACCTCAGTGGAAGAACGTGAAGGGTATCAACATCCTGGAGCACATCTACCGTGAACCCGATAGGAAAGATGTCTACAACCCAACCAAAATGATTGTCAACCCAAGGAAGGTGGAGCAGACATCGGTGCACACAACACTGAAGCAGTTCGGAGACGTGGTCCTGGTCCCTTTTGATGTGTGCCACATTGTGCACGTCAGGGTTCCTTTACAATGGAAACTAACCAAGGATGAGCTGATCATAGACAAGAAGCTGTGGGACTATGAAAAGGAGCTGGTCCCAAATGTTGACCGAGCGCTGAAGGAGTCTGGGTTGTCTTGA
- the LOC114799352 gene encoding uncharacterized protein LOC114799352 isoform X1, with the protein MLWKGSKVGPGSWHILKHNHVRLTDIHPQYASCADLFFPQPLCVRYTDLVRLSIYWKVHWEARHHVGQGGGKHPSLKVRRDAQTHLWRTGLALSIHPIQLPCSQNQMEGTLKHRFVLLIAAGILSVVVVLTGLYRTSQLDVPITQVKCSHCFVEEEPITRINNTKHLMVSAFRDHRLNREVRIIAIIYRNEGQNLHCIFCNSEQRCMSSLAHVSTHSDHFGFPYVTSDVLCKIPFDGATHVTISTSTSVVGLNNARFLSIHNPQKLTSFRYNFTVCISNLFGDYDNVLQFAQTLEVYKILGVDKVIIYNTSCGPDLEKLLQHYKEEGTLETVPWPIDKFLTPSSGWNFAEHHGDLHYYGQLATLNDCIYRNMYRSKYLLLNDIDEIITPYKHANLQLLMDDLQQFYPMAGVFLIENHIFPKTQFEDSGKFQLPQWKNVKGINILEHIYREPDRKDVYNPTKMIVNPRKVEQTSVHTTLKQFGDVVLVPFDVCHIVHVRVPLQWKLTKDELIIDKKLWDYEKELVPNVDRALKESGLS; encoded by the exons ATGCTGTGGAAGGGATCAAAAGTTGGCCCCGGATCTTGGCATATCCTCAAGCACAACCATGTTCGGCTGACTGATATTCACCCACAATATGCAAGCTGCGCAGATCTTTTTTTCCCACAGCCACTATGTGTCCGCTATACAGACCTGGTCCGGCTGAGCATTTACTGGAAAGTGCACTGGGAAGCCCGCCATCATGTTGGGCAGGGTGGGGGTAAACACCCCTCCCTTAAG GTACGTAGAGACGCACAGACCCATCTATGGCGAACCGGACTCGCGCTTTCCATCCATCCCATTCAG TTGCCTTGCTCCCAGAACCAAATGGAAGGAACTTTGAAACACAGATTTGTTCTGTTGATAGCTGCTGGCATTTTGAGCGTCGTTGTAGTCCTCACTGGGCTTTACAGAACATCTCAGCTGGACGTTCCCATAACTCAGGTTAAGTGCTCACACTGTTTTGTTGAAGAGGAGCCCATCACCCGCATCAACAATACCAAACACCTCATGGTTTCTGCCTTCAGAGATCACAGGCTTAACAGGGAGGTCCGGATCATTGCCATCATCTACAGAAATGAGGGGCAGAACCTTCACTGCATCTTCTGCAATTCCGAGCAGCGCTGCATGTCATCACTTGCACATGTCAGCACCCACAGTGACCATTTTGGCTTCCCCTATGTGACCTCAGATGTGCTTTGCAAAATCCCCTTTGATGGTGCCACTCATGTCACCATTTCCACAAGCACAAGTGTAGTTGGCCTGAACAATGCCAGATTTTTATCCATACACAACCCACAGAAGCTCACATCCTTCCGCTACAACTTCACCGTGTGCATATCCAACCTGTTTGGGGACTATGACAATGTTCTCCAGTTTGCACAGACCCTGGAGGTCTACAAGATTTTGGGAGTTGACAAGGTCATCATCTACAACACCAGCTGTGGTCCAGACCTGGAGAAGCTGCTTCAGCATTATAAAGAGGAAGGTACTTTAGAGACCGTTCCTTGGCCCATAGACAAGTTCCTGACCCCCTCCAGTGGTTGGAACTTTGCTGAGCATCACGGGGATCTCCATTATTATGGCCAGTTGGCCACATTAAATGACTGTATTTATAGAAATATGTACCGGTCCAAGTACCTGCTGCTGAATGACATTGACGAGATCATTACGCCCTACAAGCATGCCAACCTGCAGCTGTTAATGGACGACCTGCAGCAATTTTATCCAATGGCAGGCGTCTTCCTCATAGAGAACCATATCTTCCCCAAAACCCAGTTTGAGGACAGCGGCAAGTTTCAGTTACCTCAGTGGAAGAACGTGAAGGGTATCAACATCCTGGAGCACATCTACCGTGAACCCGATAGGAAAGATGTCTACAACCCAACCAAAATGATTGTCAACCCAAGGAAGGTGGAGCAGACATCGGTGCACACAACACTGAAGCAGTTCGGAGACGTGGTCCTGGTCCCTTTTGATGTGTGCCACATTGTGCACGTCAGGGTTCCTTTACAATGGAAACTAACCAAGGATGAGCTGATCATAGACAAGAAGCTGTGGGACTATGAAAAGGAGCTGGTCCCAAATGTTGACCGAGCGCTGAAGGAGTCTGGGTTGTCTTGA